The following coding sequences lie in one Silvanigrella aquatica genomic window:
- a CDS encoding HAD family hydrolase, with the protein MNNLKQKILNKKAILWDFDGCLCDSERIHFLAYEKAFLEYNHTLNEHEYYETFTHTGGGVAKEVEKYNIKCDAEAIRKDKAKHYWELISNKKAIFYNEIPFILKIMKENKIINAIASNSPATEINLILSQHNEEKLPIDMIVGLEPGMRKKPYPDLYLKALKQLNLSPSEVLVVEDSDRGLIAAHKADCEAIWVKTSLNDRFETNTPYIARLTHAQLLEALK; encoded by the coding sequence GTGCCTCTGCGACTCAGAACGCATTCATTTTTTAGCATACGAAAAAGCTTTTTTAGAATACAATCATACCTTAAATGAACATGAATATTATGAAACTTTTACACACACAGGTGGTGGAGTGGCAAAGGAAGTTGAAAAATATAATATCAAATGCGATGCTGAAGCTATAAGAAAAGACAAAGCAAAACATTATTGGGAACTTATTTCAAATAAAAAAGCAATTTTTTATAATGAAATTCCTTTTATTTTAAAAATCATGAAAGAAAATAAAATTATAAATGCCATTGCCAGCAACAGCCCAGCAACTGAAATTAATTTAATTCTTTCACAACATAATGAAGAAAAACTCCCTATCGATATGATTGTCGGCCTCGAACCAGGTATGCGTAAGAAACCTTATCCCGACTTATATTTAAAAGCGCTTAAACAATTAAATTTAAGCCCATCAGAGGTTCTTGTTGTAGAGGATTCCGATCGCGGTCTTATTGCAGCGCATAAAGCGGACTGTGAAGCCATTTGGGTTAAAACTTCTTTAAATGATCGCTTTGAAACAAACACACCCTATATTGCACGTCTCACTCACGCACAACTTTTAGAAGCGCTCAAATAA
- a CDS encoding lipoyl protein ligase domain-containing protein translates to MWMDNWVLNLPAKLWPQYTYQNEIKHPFLFRFFETKRDIVVLSSSNKPEVEANIFECEKNKVPILRRKGGGGTVVLGEGCLILTFAFYAKDVFGNSKYFQMINQLWINALQDAGCPKLNQNGISDISYGDKKIAGTSIFRKKHLLVYQGSLLVNPDMNFISQLLAHPSREPDYRNGRSHDDFLTSAKNIGCKLNANELAIHCQKYFEKNVADFFKDEVIKPLL, encoded by the coding sequence ATGTGGATGGATAATTGGGTATTAAATTTACCAGCAAAACTTTGGCCACAATATACTTATCAAAATGAAATAAAACATCCTTTTTTATTTCGATTTTTTGAAACCAAACGCGATATTGTGGTATTATCAAGTTCAAATAAACCAGAAGTCGAAGCAAATATTTTCGAATGTGAAAAAAATAAAGTACCTATTTTAAGGCGCAAAGGGGGCGGCGGAACCGTTGTGTTAGGAGAGGGTTGCCTCATTTTAACCTTTGCCTTTTATGCAAAAGATGTCTTTGGAAATAGCAAGTATTTTCAAATGATCAATCAACTTTGGATTAATGCATTGCAAGATGCAGGTTGCCCGAAACTCAATCAAAACGGCATTAGCGATATTAGTTATGGCGATAAAAAAATAGCGGGAACAAGTATTTTTAGAAAAAAACATCTCCTTGTATATCAAGGAAGTTTACTTGTGAATCCAGATATGAATTTTATTTCTCAACTTCTCGCACATCCATCAAGAGAGCCTGATTACAGAAACGGCCGCTCACATGATGATTTTTTAACTTCAGCGAAAAATATCGGCTGTAAATTAAATGCTAATGAACTGGCTATTCATTGCCAAAAATACTTTGAAAAAAATGTGGCCGATTTTTTTAAAGATGAGGTTATTAAGCCACTTTTATAA
- a CDS encoding SRPBCC family protein, with translation MKDNHEFLIKDCILINCKPEFLYNYWINLENLPLFMSHLIDVKRNGNNKSIWTAKAPLGLSVSWEANIIDDKLNEFISWQSLPNSDVTNYGKVFFKKVIICEDPTPKYATLLEIELFYKPPLGTLGEKVSSLLGENPKQQIAMDLQTLKEKIEKINIIL, from the coding sequence ATGAAAGACAATCATGAATTTTTAATTAAAGATTGTATACTTATAAATTGTAAACCAGAGTTTTTATACAATTATTGGATAAATTTAGAAAACCTTCCTCTTTTTATGAGTCATTTAATTGATGTAAAAAGAAATGGGAATAATAAATCTATTTGGACTGCAAAAGCTCCTTTGGGATTATCAGTATCATGGGAAGCAAATATCATTGATGATAAGCTAAATGAGTTTATTTCGTGGCAGTCTTTACCCAATTCAGACGTCACAAATTATGGCAAGGTCTTTTTTAAAAAAGTTATTATTTGCGAAGATCCTACTCCTAAATATGCCACGTTATTAGAAATTGAGCTGTTTTATAAACCACCTTTAGGTACTCTCGGGGAAAAAGTCAGTTCTTTGCTGGGAGAAAACCCTAAACAACAAATTGCGATGGATTTACAGACATTGAAAGAGAAAATAGAGAAGATTAATATCATATTATAA
- a CDS encoding cytochrome c oxidase subunit I, with translation MARSLSNNSNINFLNIKSGFLSWIFTLDHKRIAIMYSVSIAVFFLIGGLFGVLLRLELLQDRIPNATDTSYFLSANHYNEAFTLHGAIMIFLVIIPSIPSTLGNFLLPLMIGAKDVAFPKLNLLSYYLYICGALFLIMTIVYGGLDTGWTFYTPYSVETKTSTTLAVTGVFILGFSNVLTGLNFIVTVHKLRAPGLIWFRLPLFVWAIYSTAIIQILATPVLAITLFLLAMERLIGVGIFDPSLGGDPILFQNFFWFYSHPAVYIMILPAFGIISELVTAHSRKCIFGYKAVALTSIAIAILSFFVWGHHMFTSGQSPLSSVIFSLLTYSVAIPTAIKIFSWVATLYKGSIQFTAPMLYVFIFLILFLIGGLTGAFLGALSVDVQLHNTYFLVAHFHYVMMGGAIMAWIGGIYHWWSKLTGKKYSEYYAKLACIIIFIGFNLTYFPQFIMGSRGMPRRYYDYMPDFQYYHNISSIGSFILSIGLFLVLFNWLHSIFFAEPEANANPWNLKSLEWSEETVVPIKENFKKQPIVTYNPYEFDK, from the coding sequence ATGGCAAGATCTCTTTCTAATAATAGCAACATTAATTTTTTAAATATAAAAAGCGGATTTTTATCTTGGATTTTTACATTAGATCATAAGCGTATCGCTATAATGTATTCCGTTTCAATAGCAGTATTTTTTTTAATTGGTGGGCTATTTGGTGTTTTATTACGTTTAGAATTGCTTCAAGATAGAATTCCAAATGCAACCGATACATCATATTTTCTTAGTGCAAACCATTATAATGAAGCCTTTACCTTACATGGTGCTATAATGATTTTTTTAGTTATTATTCCATCAATCCCATCAACTTTAGGGAATTTTTTATTGCCATTAATGATTGGTGCAAAAGATGTGGCCTTTCCTAAATTAAATCTTCTAAGTTATTATCTTTATATCTGTGGCGCTTTATTTCTTATTATGACAATTGTATATGGTGGACTTGATACGGGCTGGACATTTTACACTCCCTATAGCGTGGAAACAAAAACATCTACTACTTTAGCTGTAACAGGCGTATTTATTTTAGGATTTTCTAACGTATTAACAGGTCTAAATTTTATTGTTACAGTGCACAAATTACGTGCTCCTGGTTTAATTTGGTTTCGTTTGCCATTATTTGTTTGGGCTATTTATTCAACAGCAATTATTCAAATTCTTGCGACACCTGTTTTAGCAATTACTTTATTTTTATTAGCGATGGAGAGATTGATTGGTGTTGGGATTTTCGATCCTTCATTAGGTGGAGATCCCATTTTATTTCAAAATTTTTTTTGGTTTTATTCTCATCCAGCTGTTTACATAATGATCCTGCCTGCATTTGGCATCATTAGTGAATTAGTAACAGCTCATAGCCGTAAATGTATTTTTGGATATAAAGCTGTTGCACTTACAAGTATTGCTATTGCTATTTTAAGTTTTTTTGTTTGGGGGCATCACATGTTTACCAGTGGTCAATCTCCATTATCTTCGGTTATATTTTCATTATTAACTTATTCAGTTGCAATTCCTACAGCGATCAAAATTTTTAGTTGGGTTGCAACATTATATAAAGGTTCCATTCAATTTACAGCACCAATGCTTTATGTTTTTATATTTTTAATTTTATTTTTAATCGGTGGATTAACAGGTGCTTTTCTTGGCGCACTTTCAGTTGATGTTCAGCTTCATAATACCTATTTTCTAGTTGCTCACTTTCATTATGTGATGATGGGTGGTGCAATTATGGCATGGATAGGAGGTATTTATCATTGGTGGTCTAAATTAACAGGAAAAAAATATAGTGAATATTATGCTAAATTGGCATGTATTATTATATTTATAGGATTTAATCTAACTTATTTCCCTCAATTTATAATGGGATCTCGAGGCATGCCTAGGAGATATTATGATTATATGCCTGATTTTCAATATTATCATAATATTTCTAGTATAGGTTCTTTTATTCTCAGTATAGGACTCTTTTTAGTATTATTTAATTGGCTTCATTCCATCTTTTTTGCAGAACCGGAGGCGAATGCTAATCCCTGGAATTTAAAATCTTTGGAGTGGAGTGAAGAAACAGTTGTTCCTATAAAAGAAAACTTTAAAAAACAACCAATTGTGACATATAATCCCTATGAATTTGATAAATGA
- a CDS encoding ZrgA family zinc uptake protein, which produces MNNNKKISIMLMLISNFIAGSASAHNIQVGEYHHNTAEIDLSTGFFNKKKLDIEIRIPAQDAYGFEGKSTNLEQEEKVNAIIDNLKQNISEVIALPSDANCKYEVNNINKFDISSEKYEEAHKGEKTNVKTTYWNLTLDASAYCNRSLYNEKVIIDLSKHFKNINKIIISLNTSKNRKFTLNKISGEFYL; this is translated from the coding sequence ATGAATAATAATAAAAAAATTTCGATTATGTTAATGTTAATAAGCAATTTTATAGCAGGAAGTGCCAGTGCACATAACATTCAAGTTGGAGAATATCATCATAATACAGCAGAAATAGACTTAAGCACAGGTTTTTTTAATAAAAAAAAACTAGATATTGAAATTCGAATCCCCGCTCAAGATGCCTATGGCTTTGAAGGAAAAAGTACTAATTTGGAACAGGAAGAAAAAGTGAATGCTATTATAGATAATCTTAAGCAAAATATTTCTGAAGTTATTGCATTACCATCTGATGCAAACTGTAAATATGAAGTTAATAATATTAATAAATTCGATATAAGTTCGGAAAAATATGAGGAGGCTCATAAGGGAGAAAAAACAAATGTTAAAACTACGTATTGGAATCTGACTCTAGATGCAAGCGCTTATTGTAATAGAAGCTTATATAACGAAAAAGTGATAATCGATCTTTCCAAGCATTTTAAGAATATAAATAAAATAATTATTTCATTAAATACATCAAAAAATAGAAAATTTACCTTAAATAAAATATCAGGAGAATTTTATTTGTAA
- a CDS encoding SDR family oxidoreductase — protein sequence MNPSPQFERSDKFSAKRLENKIAIITGGDSGIGRATAISFAKEGADLALLYLNEHNDALFTKKRIEEIGRKCIILDGDCGNPTFCYEAVEQVIKQFGQIDILINNCAEQHVRKELEEITFEEIEKTFRTNIFSYFFMTQSVLKYMKAGSSIINCASVVAYKGSEDLLDYSATKGAVVSLTKSLAKKLSKKEIRVNAVAPGPIWTPLIPSSFDEERLKHFGKDTLLQRVGQPCEIAPSFVFLASEDSSYMTGQVLHPNGGIII from the coding sequence ATGAATCCTTCCCCCCAATTTGAAAGAAGTGATAAATTTAGCGCAAAACGACTAGAAAATAAAATTGCAATTATAACAGGAGGAGATAGTGGAATTGGTCGCGCAACTGCAATTTCATTTGCAAAAGAAGGCGCGGATCTCGCTTTACTTTATTTAAATGAGCATAATGATGCTTTATTTACAAAAAAAAGAATTGAAGAAATTGGTAGGAAATGCATTATTCTGGATGGAGATTGTGGTAATCCAACATTTTGCTATGAAGCCGTTGAACAAGTAATTAAACAGTTTGGACAAATTGATATTCTTATCAATAATTGCGCAGAACAGCACGTTCGCAAAGAATTAGAAGAAATCACATTCGAAGAAATTGAGAAAACTTTCCGAACAAATATATTTTCTTATTTTTTTATGACTCAATCCGTTTTAAAGTATATGAAAGCAGGAAGCAGTATTATTAATTGTGCTTCAGTTGTAGCTTACAAAGGAAGTGAAGATCTTCTAGATTATTCTGCCACAAAAGGAGCCGTCGTTTCATTAACAAAATCTTTAGCAAAAAAACTTTCAAAAAAAGAAATTCGAGTCAATGCAGTTGCTCCTGGGCCCATTTGGACTCCACTTATTCCTTCTTCATTTGATGAAGAACGCCTTAAACATTTTGGCAAAGATACTCTTTTACAAAGAGTAGGGCAGCCCTGTGAAATTGCGCCTTCTTTTGTTTTTTTAGCTTCTGAAGACTCCTCTTATATGACAGGTCAAGTTTTACATCCAAACGGCGGAATTATTATATAA
- the prmC gene encoding peptide chain release factor N(5)-glutamine methyltransferase, translating to MQLNGHDKKEMLWTIREIINWTAKRFAESGIETARLDAQLLLGRVLNLTKIQLYMEMDKPLTNEERTRFRELIKRRLAGEPVAYLLNEKYWHNLKLYVDNRVLIPRPETESMLDFVLQWCKSQNKIPEIVFDFCTGSGCLAIALAKKFPNAKIIAIDISHDALEVAQKNAVLNDVGNIIWEQADVTNSELYKILSLEYNVADIIVANPPYVTEKEWNELDLTVKDFEPKLALVSEDEGLKIGKCIFDNISEFKLLKQSSIFAMELAEKQPQKICSDINKTIQLNHPMWNIPINEYFSLCDYEGKDRFLVRV from the coding sequence ATGCAATTAAATGGGCACGATAAAAAAGAAATGTTGTGGACAATCCGCGAAATTATCAATTGGACCGCAAAAAGATTTGCTGAAAGTGGTATTGAAACGGCGCGATTGGATGCTCAACTTCTTTTAGGGCGTGTTCTCAATTTAACTAAAATTCAGCTTTACATGGAAATGGATAAGCCTCTTACAAATGAAGAGCGTACACGCTTTAGAGAATTGATTAAAAGGCGTTTAGCGGGAGAGCCGGTTGCTTATCTTTTGAATGAAAAATATTGGCACAATTTAAAACTTTATGTTGATAATCGTGTTTTAATTCCCCGTCCTGAGACGGAATCTATGCTAGATTTTGTTTTGCAATGGTGTAAATCACAAAATAAAATTCCTGAAATTGTTTTTGATTTTTGCACGGGTTCAGGTTGTCTTGCTATCGCATTAGCAAAAAAGTTTCCTAATGCAAAAATTATTGCTATAGATATTTCTCATGATGCTCTCGAAGTTGCCCAAAAAAATGCGGTATTAAATGACGTTGGAAATATTATTTGGGAACAAGCTGACGTTACAAATTCGGAATTATATAAAATCTTATCTTTAGAATACAATGTAGCAGATATTATTGTTGCTAATCCTCCTTATGTAACAGAGAAGGAATGGAATGAACTCGATTTAACGGTTAAAGATTTTGAACCTAAATTAGCTTTGGTTTCAGAAGATGAAGGATTAAAGATTGGAAAATGTATTTTTGATAATATATCCGAGTTTAAATTATTAAAACAAAGTTCGATTTTTGCAATGGAACTTGCGGAAAAACAACCCCAAAAAATATGTTCCGATATAAATAAAACGATTCAACTAAATCATCCTATGTGGAATATTCCAATCAATGAATATTTTTCTTTGTGTGATTATGAAGGAAAAGATCGGTTTTTAGTTAGAGTCTAG
- the prfA gene encoding peptide chain release factor 1, which produces MMTQLAKIERRFLELESLLSRPEVISNNNEFRKFSKERADLEETVRLYREFKKIEEDSKSTEELLEESTGEMKDLAFDELKSLKKRHEELEKELAIHLLPKDPNDSKNVFLEIRAGAGGDEASLFAGQLFRAYSRYVERKKWKMEIMSLNENELGGTKEVIALIEGEGVYSILKYESGVHRVQRVPQTEAQGRVHTSTITVAILPEADDVEVSINENDLRIDTYRAGGAGGQHVNRTDSAVRITHIPSGIVVACQDERSQIKNRSKAMKILQAKLLEAVEIEKEKAFSEERKSQVGRGDRSERIRTYNFPQSRVTDHRINHTIHSIDAFMEGEIQEMLNLLRQHYQAEELKLQAEGK; this is translated from the coding sequence ATGATGACACAACTTGCTAAAATTGAACGCAGATTTCTTGAATTAGAAAGCTTGCTTTCGCGTCCCGAAGTCATTTCTAATAACAATGAGTTTCGTAAATTTAGTAAAGAACGCGCTGACTTAGAAGAAACTGTGAGGCTTTATCGTGAATTTAAAAAAATTGAAGAAGATAGCAAATCTACGGAAGAGCTTTTAGAAGAAAGCACAGGGGAAATGAAAGACCTCGCTTTTGATGAGCTTAAAAGCTTAAAAAAGCGTCATGAAGAACTTGAAAAAGAACTGGCTATTCATTTGCTTCCGAAAGATCCCAATGACAGCAAGAACGTCTTTTTAGAAATTCGCGCAGGTGCGGGCGGTGATGAAGCCAGTTTGTTTGCAGGACAGTTATTTCGTGCTTATTCTCGATATGTTGAGCGAAAAAAATGGAAAATGGAAATCATGTCTCTCAATGAAAATGAGCTTGGTGGAACAAAAGAAGTCATTGCTTTAATTGAGGGAGAAGGTGTTTACAGCATTCTGAAATATGAAAGTGGAGTTCATCGTGTACAGCGCGTTCCGCAGACGGAAGCTCAGGGGCGCGTCCATACATCCACTATTACAGTCGCTATTTTACCCGAAGCCGATGATGTGGAAGTTTCAATTAATGAAAATGATCTTCGTATTGACACTTACCGCGCAGGAGGGGCTGGGGGGCAGCATGTCAATAGAACGGATTCTGCTGTGCGTATTACGCATATTCCCAGTGGTATTGTAGTAGCATGCCAAGATGAGCGCTCTCAAATTAAAAACCGCTCTAAAGCTATGAAAATTTTACAGGCAAAGTTATTGGAAGCTGTTGAAATTGAGAAAGAAAAAGCATTCTCAGAAGAGAGAAAATCTCAAGTCGGTCGCGGTGACAGAAGTGAGCGTATCCGAACTTACAATTTCCCTCAATCACGTGTGACAGATCATCGTATTAACCACACGATTCACTCTATTGACGCTTTCATGGAAGGCGAAATTCAGGAGATGCTTAATTTATTACGCCAGCACTATCAGGCAGAAGAACTTAAGTTACAAGCTGAAGGCAAATAA
- the rpmE gene encoding 50S ribosomal protein L31: MRENIHPKFGPCEVHCACGNTFETRSTKNVLKIETCSVCHPFWTGKHKVLDTAGRIERFNRKYAAKAVQTSK, translated from the coding sequence ATGAGAGAAAACATTCATCCTAAGTTTGGTCCATGCGAAGTACATTGCGCTTGCGGTAATACTTTTGAAACACGCAGCACAAAAAATGTACTAAAAATAGAAACTTGCAGCGTTTGCCACCCTTTCTGGACAGGTAAACACAAAGTTCTCGATACAGCAGGTCGTATTGAGCGCTTCAACCGTAAATATGCTGCAAAAGCTGTGCAAACAAGTAAGTAA
- a CDS encoding GIN domain-containing protein produces the protein MSTFYQNRVVRYFSSIAVANNFDVEIYVGKSQNIELKSKGDFLPRIITEVNTFGKLFIHMDEGFSNQCRASIVINTHVLNSLYIRDSVKASVLNLKGNNFIFEGADSSESVLTGAIDNFKVVAFGAAKLNAVELEAKSISISCNHTSLVHLNARDSLSGAAYGNCNLYYKGNPLVHIFNSGQSSISEF, from the coding sequence ATGAGTACGTTTTATCAAAACCGGGTAGTTCGGTATTTTTCTTCTATTGCCGTCGCAAATAACTTTGATGTTGAAATTTATGTTGGCAAAAGCCAAAACATAGAATTAAAAAGTAAAGGCGACTTTTTGCCACGAATCATCACAGAAGTAAATACATTTGGTAAATTATTTATTCATATGGATGAAGGATTTTCAAATCAATGCCGCGCAAGTATCGTCATAAATACACATGTATTAAATTCACTTTATATTCGAGATTCTGTAAAAGCAAGTGTGCTCAATTTAAAAGGAAATAACTTTATATTTGAAGGTGCAGATTCAAGCGAATCTGTTTTAACAGGAGCTATCGATAATTTTAAGGTAGTTGCCTTTGGTGCCGCCAAACTCAATGCTGTAGAATTGGAAGCTAAATCCATAAGCATTTCCTGCAATCACACTTCACTAGTGCATTTAAATGCTCGTGATTCATTGTCTGGAGCTGCTTATGGAAATTGTAACTTATACTACAAAGGAAATCCTTTAGTACATATATTTAACTCAGGACAATCCTCTATATCTGAATTTTAG
- a CDS encoding NAD(P)-binding protein — protein MSITRRDFLNGVSIGIVAGLTPIEFLNASSSSTYYPPSLTGIRGNHPGSFEKAHQLGREGRTFPIDDLSIEEKYDLVVVGAGISGLAAARFYQKKYGKKSKILILDNHDDFGGHAKRNEFTINGKQIIAYGGTESLQSPKSLYSENALGLLKDISVDIDELGRCFNRSFYPKLGLSRGVFFDKETFGQDKMVAGDPGRTVADDIAPKELNGKSIHDFINDFPLSAKDKEDLITLHEKKINYLPGMNETQCVEYLSKTSYRNYLLKNVKLSEKAVLYFQARSNDFFAYGLESVPALDARILALPGFDGLPIPPLSPEEAAELNDPYIYHFPDGNASLARLLVRKMIPQVAPGKTMKDIVLAKFDYSKLDIPGNNVRLRLNSTVVTVKDPHGDVQIGYMDKNGKLHRIQANHSIMAGYNMMIPHIVKEMPQDQKAALAKNVKLSTIYSKVIIRNWQAFAKLGVHEIYTPKMPYTRVKLDYPVNIGGYSHSQNPNEPICLHMVSVPISSDTTQDLRTKARVARYKLLTTPFDELEKDIRNQLQRMFGSVGFNHKKDILGITINRWAHGYSYFENSLYDDENEAEKTIETARMPLGNVTIANSDSGWEALSHTAIDMAYRAVSELTKKA, from the coding sequence ATGAGTATTACAAGACGTGATTTTTTAAATGGAGTTTCAATTGGTATTGTTGCAGGATTAACACCTATTGAATTTTTAAATGCTTCTTCCTCTTCGACTTATTATCCCCCTTCATTAACAGGAATTCGTGGAAATCATCCTGGTTCATTTGAAAAGGCCCATCAATTAGGTCGTGAAGGTCGTACTTTTCCTATTGATGATTTATCTATTGAAGAAAAATATGATCTTGTCGTTGTTGGTGCGGGTATAAGTGGGCTCGCTGCGGCAAGATTTTATCAAAAAAAATATGGGAAAAAATCAAAGATATTAATTTTGGATAATCATGATGACTTTGGTGGTCATGCAAAAAGGAATGAATTTACTATTAACGGGAAACAGATTATAGCTTATGGTGGAACAGAGTCTCTGCAATCTCCCAAAAGCTTATATAGTGAAAATGCTCTCGGTTTACTGAAAGATATTTCTGTAGATATTGATGAATTGGGGCGTTGTTTTAATAGGAGTTTTTATCCAAAATTAGGATTAAGTCGCGGTGTTTTTTTTGACAAGGAAACATTTGGCCAAGATAAAATGGTTGCAGGAGATCCAGGAAGAACTGTTGCAGATGACATAGCGCCAAAAGAATTAAACGGAAAATCGATTCATGATTTTATAAATGATTTTCCTTTGTCAGCAAAGGATAAAGAAGATCTTATTACATTGCATGAAAAAAAGATTAATTATTTGCCTGGAATGAATGAAACTCAATGTGTAGAATATTTATCTAAAACGAGTTATCGCAACTATCTTTTAAAAAATGTGAAATTAAGTGAAAAAGCTGTTCTCTATTTTCAAGCAAGAAGTAATGATTTTTTTGCATATGGTTTAGAAAGTGTTCCGGCTTTAGACGCACGTATTTTAGCACTACCAGGTTTTGATGGTTTGCCTATTCCTCCACTTTCTCCTGAGGAAGCGGCAGAGTTAAATGATCCTTATATTTATCATTTTCCAGATGGAAATGCTTCTTTAGCAAGACTTTTAGTACGAAAAATGATTCCTCAGGTGGCACCCGGAAAAACGATGAAGGATATTGTTCTTGCTAAATTTGATTATTCAAAGCTTGATATTCCTGGAAATAATGTACGTTTAAGGCTGAATAGCACTGTTGTCACTGTGAAAGATCCTCATGGGGATGTGCAAATAGGTTACATGGATAAAAATGGAAAACTTCATCGTATACAAGCGAATCATTCCATTATGGCTGGGTATAATATGATGATACCTCATATTGTAAAAGAAATGCCACAAGATCAAAAAGCAGCATTAGCAAAAAATGTGAAATTAAGTACCATTTATAGCAAAGTTATCATTAGAAATTGGCAGGCTTTTGCAAAATTGGGTGTTCATGAAATTTATACTCCAAAAATGCCTTATACCAGGGTAAAATTAGACTATCCTGTAAATATAGGAGGATATAGTCATTCGCAAAATCCTAATGAACCTATTTGCTTGCATATGGTGAGTGTTCCTATTTCCAGTGATACCACTCAAGATTTACGTACAAAAGCACGCGTGGCAAGGTATAAACTTTTAACAACTCCCTTTGATGAGTTAGAAAAAGATATTCGAAATCAGTTGCAAAGAATGTTTGGTTCCGTAGGATTTAATCATAAAAAAGATATTTTAGGAATTACAATAAATAGATGGGCTCACGGTTATTCTTATTTTGAAAATTCATTATATGATGATGAAAATGAAGCAGAAAAAACAATTGAAACAGCGCGCATGCCTTTAGGTAACGTAACAATAGCAAATTCAGATTCTGGCTGGGAAGCTTTATCGCATACCGCTATAGATATGGCTTATAGAGCTGTGTCAGAATTGACTAAAAAAGCTTAA
- the truB gene encoding tRNA pseudouridine(55) synthase TruB, with product MEKPSTDFTKNLCGLVLIDKGAGISSHKVVSAMRKILNIDKVGHLGTLDPFATGLLPILVGGATRLSDEIMDGKKQYLFTISLGKETDTLDNYGRVIDEVAVPENYPEKIKTVLHNFIGDIEQVPPVYSALKMNGKPLYEYMRATGKLPDSIETKKRQVHIESLEIVGCDEADKSITLRVLCGKGTYVRSLARDISKAINTVGHCIQLRREYVEPWSVENALFFSLEKIFDSQEVIQVMITPEQMLPHVPKIILNSEFLKSLSSGNVMYVPEGILESTIELNSLKNNTIKNIFVSIDNTPLMFFSEIEYIEEKKSFKIMPKKKII from the coding sequence ATGGAAAAGCCTTCTACAGATTTTACAAAAAATCTGTGTGGGCTTGTTTTAATTGATAAAGGCGCAGGAATTTCCAGTCATAAAGTTGTTTCTGCTATGAGAAAAATACTAAATATTGATAAAGTAGGGCATTTGGGGACACTGGATCCTTTTGCAACAGGATTGCTTCCTATTTTAGTAGGTGGTGCCACCCGACTTTCCGATGAAATTATGGATGGTAAAAAGCAATATTTATTTACGATTTCATTAGGGAAAGAAACCGATACCCTTGATAATTATGGCAGGGTCATTGACGAAGTGGCTGTGCCTGAAAACTATCCAGAAAAAATAAAAACCGTTTTACATAATTTTATTGGTGATATTGAGCAGGTCCCTCCTGTTTATAGTGCGCTTAAAATGAATGGCAAACCATTGTATGAATACATGCGTGCCACGGGCAAATTACCCGACTCTATCGAAACAAAAAAAAGGCAAGTACATATTGAAAGTTTAGAAATTGTTGGTTGTGATGAAGCCGATAAATCTATTACCTTACGTGTTCTTTGCGGTAAAGGAACCTATGTACGCTCATTGGCGAGAGATATTTCTAAAGCCATTAACACAGTAGGGCATTGTATTCAATTAAGAAGAGAATATGTTGAGCCTTGGTCTGTTGAAAATGCATTATTTTTCTCATTAGAAAAGATTTTCGACTCACAAGAAGTGATTCAAGTTATGATTACACCTGAGCAAATGTTGCCTCATGTACCAAAAATCATTTTAAATTCCGAATTTTTAAAGTCCTTATCTTCTGGAAATGTTATGTATGTACCAGAAGGTATTTTGGAAAGTACAATTGAATTAAATTCGTTAAAAAATAATACCATTAAAAATATTTTTGTGAGTATTGATAATACACCGCTCATGTTTTTTTCTGAAATTGAATATATCGAAGAAAAAAAGTCATTTAAAATCATGCCTAAGAAAAAAATTATCTAA